The Pieris brassicae chromosome 6, ilPieBrab1.1, whole genome shotgun sequence genome window below encodes:
- the LOC123711006 gene encoding uncharacterized protein LOC123711006 produces MDLDQLVMKTEIHPNGDILLYYVDDNQQVVESAAGIVENDQQEDIQMISETKYVIEDTGESESADELDLAQASEQFASEQWTDEEIRRLIVFYLDNKETFQSGTAKKKHLWAVACKTMLLGKQPLSCEYKLREFREKYFLIHSEKLKEGSIQWPFYNLCHQAFQDENPIDMYLNVSNKDNESIKKENPIKKSLDTSVEKMLNLYLKYKNIYANNINTKTIWERIARDMNEKDVDYWYKRFLNYKQHYIKMLHKRIYSGDEGIHWSYMRHFDQIFENDEEFQKKFAVVEYTPTPTNEWNETEKTFLCKYYFDCLHEFQDPTIPNDFLWHDVGRLLEKPAENCNEKFNSIKNEHFDKLLEGDYNLPERLTWEIIMDNIIYKETLKDLENNSEVLEDWDTELLDILVQFVYDNINLVKDPVCYYVCLSVITIKLNCGVVSCKNQWDNLVDVYKNILNDKKENPEIQIDWRYIDMFDVIFDYGMDLHLLDGYKKDDEKQSLPAKLEVKKINMKDLEDNYFDNIENDDIRFDERGFTTRVKRDIGRAKGIKILEYYLKNKDKFNSPNYKKSALWETLSKEIEISATECAHRFRNFKQIYFNHVQREITKPELPIVWPYFTICKKVFGYRAVKAKLKNHNIVKDTEDWSHQDITKLINFATGNFDDEEKWRWEEIAEVTGHTATACLDKYYELRKCYRKLKTMKSNNPDKRVSWKYFDVMDKIYTRDMVADIKNEVQDDDDFQCLIVIPEGQDISQAQIIYPNEDKAIKSESKSKIIWNRQSKTKLLNLYLKYLMSHEEIIPKQMWKEISLEMDGKSPISCKKMYLLLKNRYRNNEMKYKQIFTKIIPRENKPKAVDLSDEKVEAALNFYLTNIEDFLNPQLKELMWSELAGLISEPADVISKKLNELFATGTPFEDLLKKISEKEMLFKIDASESSVWTDTETERLLTWYLAHLDKFKNPECVRSYLWMEAADILKKSPLDCSNKMMNIRAQYRMMFKENPEKLQKWDFYNLCQRIYGTGKKSDNEL; encoded by the exons ATGGATTTAGATCAGTTAGTTATGAAAACAGAAATTCACCCAAATGGTGATATTCTACTATATTATGTCGATG ataATCAACAAGTAGTTGAGTCAGCTGCTGGTATAGTAGAAAATGATCAACAAGAAGATATACAAATGATATcagaaacaaaatatgtaattgaGGATACGGGAGAAAGTGAATCAGCTGACGAACTAGACTTGGCTCAAGCTAGTGAGCAATTTGCTTCTGAGCAATGGACAGATGAAGAAATCAGACgtcttattgtattttatcttGATAACAAAGAGACATTTCAAAGTGGTACAGCTAAAAAGAAACATTTGTGGGCCGTTGCTTGTAAAACAATGTTATTGGGCAAACAGCCACTCTCTTGTGAATACAAACTCCGGGAATttagagaaaaatattttctcatacactCTGAGAAGCTAAAGGAGGGTAGCATACAATGGCCATTCTATAATCTTTGCCATCAAGCATTTCAAGATGAAAATCCAATAGATATGTACCTAAATGTATCAAATAAAGATAATGAAAGCATTAAGAAAGAAAacccaataaaaaaatcactggATACCAGTGTTGAAAAGatgcttaatttatatttaaagtataaaaatatttatgctaataacattaatacaaaaactataTGGGAAAGGATTGCTAGGGATATGAATGAAAAAGATGTTGACTATTGGTACAAGcgtttcttaaattataagcAACATTACATcaaaatgttacataaaagAATTTATAGTGGAGATGAGGGAATTCATTGGTCTTATATGAGGCATTTTGatcaaatatttgaaaatgatGAAGAATTTCAGAAAAAATTTGCTGTTGTTGAATACACCCCAACCCCAACCAATGAATGGAATGAAACTGAAAAAACatttctatgtaaatattattttgattgtttGCATGAATTTCAAGATCCTACCATACCAAATGATTTTCTCTGGCATGATGTTGGACGGTTATTGGAAAAACCAGCAGAAAATtgcaatgaaaaatttaattcaattaaaaatgaacattttgataaattattggAGGGTGATTACAATTTACCTGAACGTCTTACGTGGGAAATAATCAtggataatattatatataaagaaacattaaaaGACTTAGAAAATAATTCTGAGGTGCTTGAAGATTGGGATACGGAATTACTAGACATACTTGTCCAATTTGTCTATGATAACATAAACTTAGTTAAGGATCCAGTGTGTTATTATGTATGCTTATCTGTTATTACAATTAAGTTAAACTGTGGAGTAGTATCCTGTAAGAATCAGTGGGATAATTTAGTAGATGtgtataagaatattttgaaTGACAAAAAAGAGAATCCAGAAATTCAAATTGATTGGCGTTATATTGATATGTTTGATGTGATATTTGATTATGGCATGGATCTTCATTTACTGGATGGGTATAAGAAAGACGACGAGAAACAAAGTCTACCTGCAAAACTTGAAG ttaagaaaataaacatgaaGGATCTTGAAgacaattattttgataatattgaaaatgatGATATAAGATTTGATGAAAGAGGTTTTACTACGCGTGTCAAACGTGATATAGGAAGGGCAAAAGGAATAAAAATCCTAGAATATTACCTTAAAAATAAGGATAAATTTAATTCCCCAAACTATAAAAAGTCTGCCTTATGGGAGACCTTATCAAAGGAAATTGAAATATCCGCCACAGAGTGTGCGCATAGATTCAGAAACTTCAAGCAGATATATTTTAACCATGTCCAAAGAGAAATAACGAAACCAGAATTGCCAATAGTGTGGCCATATTTCACAATATGCAAGAAAGTTTTTGGTTACAGAGCAGTTAAGGCCAAGCTGAAAAACCACAATATTGTAAAAGATACAGAAGACTGGTCGCACCAAGATATAACTAAACTGATAAATTTTGCTACTGGTAACTTTGATGATGAGGAGAAATGGAGATGGGAAGAAATCGCAGAGGTAACTGGTCACACTGCAACAGCTTGTTtggataaatattatgaattgaGAAAATGTTATAGGAAATTGAAAACAATGAAAAGCAATAATCCAGATAAAAGAGTGTCATGGAAATATTTTGATGTTATGGATAAAATATACACCAGAGACATGGTGGCAGATATAAAGAATGAAGTACAAGATG ATGATGATTTTCAATGTTTAATAGTTATACCAGAAGGACAAGATATATCCCAAGCCCAAATTATTTACCCAAATGAAGACAAAGCTATAAAAAGCGAATCAAAATCAAAGATCATATGGAACAGACAATCTAaaacgaaattattaaatctatatttaaaatacctaatGTCACATGAAGAGATTATTCCAAAGCAAATGTGGAAAGAGATATCATTGGAAATGGACGGAAAATCGCCAATTTCGTGCAAAAAgatgtatttattactaaagaaCAGATATAGgaacaatgaaatgaaatataaacaaattttcacaaaaattatTCCACGTGAAAACAAACCGAAAGCCGTCGACTTGAGTGATGAGAAAGTTGAAGCGGCTTTGAATTTTTATCTAACAAACATTGAGGATTTTCTTAACCCCCAATTAAAAGAACTAATGTGGTCGGAACTTGCGGGATTAATATCGGAACCAGCCGATGTAATTAGTAAGAAACTTAACGAGTTATTCGCTACTGGAACACCGTTTGAAGATCTGCTAAAGAAGATATCAGAGAAGGAGATGTTGTTTAAGATAGATGCATCCGAAAGCTCTGTTTGGACAGATACTGAGACAGAAAGACTGCTAACCTGGTACTTAGCGCATttggataaatttaaaaatccagAATGTGTGCGGAGCTATCTTTGGATGGAAGCGGCGGATATTCTGAAGAAATCCCCGTTGGATTGTTCCAATAAAATGATGAACATTCGCGCTCAATACAGAATGATGTTCAAGGAAAATCCGGAAAAATTACAAAAGtgggatttttataatttgtgtcAAAGGATCTATGGGACTGGGAAGAAAAGCGATAATGAATTATAA